CTTCTGCGCCTTCACCCACCACGTCCTCGCCACCCTCCGCAAGGACGGCTCCCCCCGCACCACCGGCCTGGAGGTCCGCTTCCTCGACGGCGAGCTGTGGCTCGGCATGATGCCGAACTCCCTCAAGGCCCTCGACCTGCGCCGCGATCCGCGCTTCGCGCTCCAGGCGAACCCCGGGGAGGGGCAGTCCATGGGCGGCGGCGACGTACGGATCGCCGGGCGGGCGATCGAGGTCGAGGACCCGGAGGTGAAGGCCGCATACGGCGAAGAGGTGGAACCGCCGGAGCCGTTCCACCTCTTCCGTACCGAGCTGACGCAG
Above is a window of Streptomyces sp. DT2A-34 DNA encoding:
- a CDS encoding pyridoxamine 5'-phosphate oxidase family protein — encoded protein: MTANWATFTAAEPELARTAEERFCAFTHHVLATLRKDGSPRTTGLEVRFLDGELWLGMMPNSLKALDLRRDPRFALQANPGEGQSMGGGDVRIAGRAIEVEDPEVKAAYGEEVEPPEPFHLFRTELTQVVRTYVEDDKYLVVQIWQPGEPLRTIKRT